From the genome of Calliopsis andreniformis isolate RMS-2024a unplaced genomic scaffold, iyCalAndr_principal scaffold0022, whole genome shotgun sequence, one region includes:
- the LOC143186799 gene encoding uncharacterized protein LOC143186799 has product MANHVSNSKNYNMKLIDTLYNQVPAFTDVFDEETWYIFVACFVAGTFLVAFILSRFITLKPVD; this is encoded by the coding sequence ATGGCTAACCATGTGTCAAATAGTAAGAATTATAATATGAAACTCATTGATACTCTTTACAATCAGGTTCCAGCCTTTACAGATGTTTTTGATGAAGAAACATGGTACATTTTTGTTGCTTGCTTTGTAGCAGGAACATTTTTAGTTGCTTTTATTCTTTCAAGATTTATTACACTAAAACCTGTAGATTGA
- the Mrpl53 gene encoding mitochondrial ribosomal protein L53 produces MSIPFNGTRTRSKGIISAIAKHLRNLTLKPVKSINVKFDPYHNALEARDFFFHITTPKIIATNPRCIVKPKIVSDLSEPEITVKLLSGDNIVFKSSHLTCLNILELYNKHITPLSTSESKADSENIGEEEKKPKKRRRLRIRPGGKRKGVFL; encoded by the exons ATGTCGATTCCATTTAACGGAACTCGTACACGTTCGAAAGGTATTATAAGTGCGATTGCAAAACACTTGAGGAATTTAACTTTAAAACCAGTAAAGTCAATCAACGTAAAGTTTGATCCCTATCATAATGCGTTAGAAGCGAG agatttttTCTTTCACATTACGACACCAAAGATTATTGCAACAAATCCACGTTGCATTGTAAAACCCAAAATTGTCTCTGACCTATCTGAACCTGAAATCACAGTGAAGTTAT TATCAGGTGATAACATAGTATTCAAAAGTTCACACTTGACTTGTTTGAATATCTTGGAACTTTACAACAAACACATCACACCACTGTCCACATCTGAATCCAAAGCTGATAGTGAAAACATAGGGGAAGAAGAGAAGAAACCAAAGAAACGgaggagacttagaattagacCTGGAGGCAAACGTAAAGGagtatttttataa